A genome region from Leptodactylus fuscus isolate aLepFus1 chromosome 6, aLepFus1.hap2, whole genome shotgun sequence includes the following:
- the LOC142209188 gene encoding formyl peptide receptor 2-like: MDPDGYNLTLPDTALYDDYESITYVMSILQKISVTLYGIIFVLGIIGNGLVIWIAGFRMKKTISAVWFLHLAIADFLCCMSIPLRILFEVNYISDLYINTYCISIISLFNLNTSASILLLTAMSIDRCVSIMWPFWAKVHRTRRLVRITAGGIWGLSLPLTALVLHLNDWCRLSTYYSDYMRLTTIIIGTVRLLLMFVIPFLIILTSYVIIFVKIRKRKRPQRSQRPYRIITAVILCFFICWSPHYICALIPLENGSYKKIFLVHFITTILAYLNSCMNPIIYVLMGQDIKLGFLRSIPNRVEKALSDHPDDLCREPEDGELQ; the protein is encoded by the exons ATGGATCCCGATGGTTATAACCTGACCCTACCAGACACAGCTCTATATGACGACTATGA GTCCATAACCTATGTTATGAGCATTCTACAGAAGATATCAGTCACCTTATACGGCATCATTTTTGTTCTTGGAATTATCGGTAATGGATTAGTCATCTGGATTGCCGGATTCAGGATGAAGAAGACAATCAGTGCTGTGTGGTTCCTCCACCTGGCCATAGCGGACTTCTTATGTTGTATGTCTATTCCTCTACGTATTTTATTTGAAGTTAACTATATCTCAGACCTATATATTAATACCTATTGCATATCAATCATTTCTCTGTTCAATCTAAACACAAGCGCCAGTATTCTTCTCCTGACCGCCATGAGTATTGACCGCTGTGTATCCATCATGTGGCCATTTTGGGCTAAAGTTCACAGGACACGTAGACTAGTGAGGATCACTGCAGGAGGCATCTGGGGGCTGAGTTTACCCTTGACTGCTTTGGTGCTACACTTAAATGACTGGTGCAGGTTATCAACATATTATTCTGACTATATGCGTTTAACCACAATTATCATTGGGACAGTCAGGTTACTTCTAATGTTTGTGATCCCTTTTCTCATCATCTTGACCAGTTATGTGATCATTTTTGTCAAAATTAGAAAACGTAAGAGACCCCAGAGATCTCAGAGACCCTACAGGATCATCACCGCTGTTATATTGTGTTTCTTCATCTGCTGGTCTCCACATTACATCTGTGCACTCATACCCTTGGAAAATGGATCttataaaaaaatctttttagTACATTTCATTACTACCATCTTGGCTTATCTTAACAGTTGTATGAATCCAATCATTTATGTTTTAATGGGCCAAGATATTAAACTGGGTTTCTTGAGATCCATCCCCAACAGAGTTGAAAAAGCATTAAGTGATCATCCCGATGATCTGTGCAGAGAACCAGAGGATGGGGAACTACAGTAA
- the LOC142209189 gene encoding N-formyl peptide receptor 3-like translates to MSLTFTLSCLQRTYDDYIRFTKTYLERDARKSQKLSITLYGIIFVLGIIGNGLVIWIAGFRMKKTISAVWFLHLAIADFLCCASLPLRIAQWVDLFSLSDSSMVLCILTIALFSINMTTSILLLTAMSIDRCVSVMWPFWAKVRKTRRLVRITAGGIWVLSLLLTGLFFCLYLFWVRDFNEWCVFYRLSHIYLFKIKQTIHLIRLVIMFVIPFLIILTSYVIVFLQLRKCKRPQRSQRPYRIITAVILCFFICWFPFYLWPLTPMYERDDFPFHTVNTIIIILACVNSCINPIIYVIMGQNFTQGFFRSIPARLERALSEHPEDLCKEKEDHERTHIAHV, encoded by the coding sequence ATGAGCCTCACTTTTACCCTATCATGTCTTCAAAGGACATATGATGACTACATACGTTTTACCAAAACATATTTGGAGAGAGATGCCAGAAAAAGTCAGAAGCTGTCAATTACTTTATACGGAATCATTTTTGTTCTTGGGATTATCGGTAATGGATTAGTCATCTGGATTGCCGGATTCAGGATGAAGAAGACAATCAGTGCCGTGTGGTTCCTCCACCTGGCCATAGCGGACTTCCTATGTTGCGCTTCCCTTCCTCTGCGTATCGCTCAGTGGGTTGACCTGTTCTCACTCTCAGACTCTTCAATGGTTTTATGCATATTGACCATTGCTCTGTTCTCTATAAATATGACCACCAGTATTCTTCTCCTGACCGCCATGAGTATTGACCGCTGTGTATCCGTCATGTGGCCATTTTGGGCTAAAGTTCGCAAGACACGAAGACTAGTGAGGATCACTGCAGGAGGCATCTGGGTACTGAGTTTACTGTTAACTGGCTTGTTTTTTTGCTTATATTTATTTTGGGTTCGGGATTTTAATGAATGGTGCGTATTCTATCGTTTGAGTCATATATACTTGTTCAAGATAAAACAGACCATCCATCTGATCAGATTAGTTATCATGTTTGTGATCCCTTTTCTCATCATCTTGACCAGTTATGTCATCGTTTTCCTCCAACTTAGAAAATGTAAGAGACCCCAGAGATCTCAGAGACCCTACAGGATCATCACCGCTGTTATATTGTGTTTCTTCATCTGTTGGTTCCCATTTTACCTCTGGCCCTTAACCCCCATGTATGAACGAGACGACTTTCCCTTCCACACCGTTAATACGATCATTATCATCTTGGCTTGTGTTAATAGTTGCATCAATCCAATAATTTATGTTATCATGGGCCAAAATTTCACACAAGGTTTCTTCAGATCTATCCCTGCCAGGCTCGAGAGAGCATTGAGTGAACATCCCGAGGACCTGTGCAAAGAAAAAGAAGATCATGAACGGACTCATATTGCACATGTTTAA
- the LOC142209887 gene encoding chemerin-like receptor 1: protein MLIMLYSIISVLGIIGNGLVIWIAGFRMKKTISAVWFLNLAIADFLCCASLPLRITGWADLFSYSISSAISCLSNIILFNLNMTTSVLLLTAMSIDRCVSVLWPFWAKVHRTRRLVRITAGGIWALGLLLTGLLFCLYIFWIHEYNEWCVIYSENYVNNIKHSIHLIRLVIMFVIPFLIILTSYVMIFFKLRASKRPRRSPRPYRIITAVILCFFLCWSPYYIWPLTPMYYGDDFPFYMVNTIIIILACLNSCINPIIYVLMSQDFRHGILRSIPTSLERALSE, encoded by the coding sequence ATGTTGATTATGTTATACAGCATCATTTCTGTTCTTGGCATTATCGGTAATGGATTAGTCATCTGGATTGCCGGATTCAGGATGAAGAAGACCATCAGTGCCGTGTGGTTCCTCAACCTGGCCATAGCGGACTTCCTATGTTGCGCTTCTCTCCCTTTGCGCATTACAGGGTGGGCGGACCTTTTCTCATACTCAATAAGTTCAGCAATTTCGTGTTTGTCAAACATTATTCTCTTCAATTTAAACATGACCACCAGCGTTCTTCTCCTGACCGCCATGAGTATTGACCGCTGTGTATCCGTCTTGTGGCCATTTTGGGCCAAAGTACACAGGACACGTAGACTAGTGAGGATCACTGCAGGAGGCATCTGGGCATTGGGTCTACTTTTAACTGGATTGTTGTTTTGCTTATATATATTCTGGATTCACGAATATAATGAATGGTGTGTAATATATAGCGAGAACTATGTCAATAACATAAAGCACAGCATTCATCTGATTAGATTAGTTATAATGTTTGTGATCCCTTTTCTCATCATCTTGACCAGTTATGTGATGATTTTTTTCAAACTTAGAGCAAGTAAGAGACCCCGGAGATCTCCGAGACCCTACAGGATCATCACCGCTGTTATATTGTGTTTCTTCCTCTGCTGGTCTCCATATTACATCTGGCCACTAACACCCATGTATTATGGAGATGATTTTCCATTCTACATGGTAAATACTATCATTATTATCCTGGCTTGCCTTAACAGTTGTATCAATCCAATCATTTATGTTTTAATGAGTCAAGATTTTAGACATGGCATCTTAAGATCAATTCCTACCAGCCTTGAAAGAGCATTAAGTGAATAG